The following are encoded together in the Paludisphaera mucosa genome:
- a CDS encoding HEAT repeat domain-containing protein, which produces MKTKAVVLAGAALLAASSSALAQKASQSAGNRKRQTQDELVEVLKKADATRKDKADALRVLAQVGDRGCLPVVAPLLRDEELADMARYAIEPIPDPAVDDALRAAVAEATGRPLVGAIASLGVRRDVKAVPILIPKLADADVQVAVIAAKTLGEIGTLAAAKALEDALPKAQAVAQAAVVEGLFRSAETLAAQGQGKAAAGLYDALAKCAPLACVKDVAAKRAEALRKA; this is translated from the coding sequence ATGAAGACGAAAGCCGTCGTTCTCGCCGGGGCCGCGCTCCTGGCCGCCTCGTCGTCGGCCCTCGCCCAGAAGGCGTCGCAGTCGGCGGGCAACCGCAAGCGGCAGACGCAGGACGAGCTGGTCGAGGTCCTCAAGAAGGCCGACGCCACCCGCAAGGACAAGGCCGACGCCCTCCGCGTCCTGGCCCAGGTCGGCGACCGCGGCTGCCTGCCGGTCGTCGCCCCCCTGCTCAGGGACGAGGAGCTGGCCGACATGGCCCGCTACGCCATCGAGCCGATCCCCGACCCCGCCGTCGACGACGCCCTCCGCGCCGCCGTCGCCGAGGCCACGGGCCGGCCGCTCGTCGGCGCGATCGCCAGCCTGGGCGTCCGCCGCGACGTCAAGGCCGTGCCGATCCTGATCCCCAAGCTGGCCGACGCCGACGTCCAGGTCGCCGTCATCGCCGCCAAGACGCTCGGCGAGATCGGCACCCTGGCCGCCGCCAAGGCGCTCGAAGACGCCCTGCCGAAGGCCCAGGCCGTCGCCCAGGCCGCCGTCGTCGAGGGCCTCTTCCGCTCGGCCGAGACCCTCGCCGCCCAGGGCCAGGGCAAGGCCGCCGCCGGCCTCTACGACGCCCTCGCCAAGTGCGCCCCCCTCGCCTGCGTCAAGGACGTCGCCGCCAAGCGCGCCGAGGCCCTGCGCAAGGCCTGA
- a CDS encoding carbon-nitrogen hydrolase family protein: protein MFLAAVIQTSSTTDVERNLAEIEALVARAAGYGAKFVGTPENANFLGPAEEKVGRAEALDGPTCSRLAELARRHTVYLLLGSFNERGATPGRCRNTSVLFGPDGSRLATYRKIHLFDVDHSDAVRAMESRTIEPGDEEVVAETALGRFGLSVCYDLRFGDQYRRLVRRGAEMLCVPAAFTMRTGRDHWSELLRARAIECQAYVLAPAQFGRHGDSELRESYGRAMIVDPWGVVLATAADGPSGLALAEIDLARVAEIRRAIPVGAYDPA from the coding sequence ATGTTCCTGGCCGCGGTGATCCAGACGTCGTCGACGACCGACGTCGAACGCAACCTGGCCGAGATCGAGGCCCTCGTGGCGCGGGCGGCGGGCTACGGGGCGAAGTTCGTCGGCACGCCCGAGAACGCCAATTTCCTGGGCCCGGCCGAGGAGAAGGTCGGCCGCGCCGAGGCGCTCGACGGCCCGACCTGCTCGCGGCTCGCGGAACTCGCCCGGCGTCATACGGTTTACCTGCTCCTGGGCTCGTTCAACGAGCGCGGGGCGACGCCCGGGCGGTGCCGGAACACGAGCGTCCTGTTCGGGCCCGACGGCTCGCGGCTGGCGACCTATCGCAAGATCCACCTGTTCGACGTCGACCATTCGGACGCCGTGCGCGCGATGGAGTCGCGGACGATCGAGCCGGGCGACGAGGAGGTCGTGGCCGAGACGGCGCTCGGTCGGTTCGGGCTGAGCGTCTGCTACGACCTGCGGTTCGGCGACCAGTACCGCCGGCTCGTGCGCCGGGGCGCCGAGATGCTCTGCGTCCCGGCCGCGTTCACGATGCGGACCGGCCGCGACCACTGGTCCGAGCTGCTGCGGGCCCGGGCGATCGAGTGCCAGGCCTACGTGCTCGCCCCCGCCCAGTTCGGCCGCCACGGCGACTCCGAGCTGCGCGAGAGCTACGGCCGGGCCATGATCGTCGACCCCTGGGGCGTCGTCCTCGCCACCGCCGCCGACGGCCCCTCGGGCCTGGCCCTGGCCGAGATCGACCTGGCGCGCGTCGCCGAGATCCGCCGCGCGATCCCGGTCGGGGCGTACGACCCGGCGTGA